In the Balnearium lithotrophicum genome, TTTGAATTTCTTTAATTGTTTCATTGGTGGACACCTCCTTTTGTTGGAGTTCAAATCTTATTTTAGGGTGTCCACCTTCTTTCTGAACTTCAACAGTGGTTGTTCTTTATCAATACGTATCGAGTGCTCTATAGTTGGCTTACCTGGATTTAATATACTTTTGAAAAATTCTTTTAATTGGGAGGCCAAATTGTTGGCAAAGAGAATCATTCCATGCCTTGACGTTAAAGAAGGAAGAGTAGTTAAAGGAGTTAACTTTGTGAACTTGATTGATGCAGGAGACCCTGTCGAGAATGCCAAGGTCTACGATGAACAGGGAGCAGATGAGCTGGTTTTTCTGGATATAACTGCAAGCTACGAAAAGAGGGGAATTATGATAGACGTTGTAAGGAGGACTGCAGAGGAGGTATTTATGCCCTTAACTGTGGGGGGAGGGGTTAGAACTGTTGATGATATAAGGAATCTACTAAATGCCGGAGCTGACAAGGTTTCGATAAACACAGCTGCTGTAAAGAATCCCGAACTCATAACTGAGGGGGCAAAACTCTTTGGCTCGCAGTGTATAGTTGTTGCAATTGATGCAAGGAGAAAGGGGAAAAGCTGGGAAGTTTACATTCACGGAGGAAGAACTCCAACGGGAAAGGATGCTGTTGAGTGGGCAAGGGAGGTTGTTGACAGGGGAGCAGGGGAAATTCTCCTCACATCTATGGATAGGGATGGAACGAAGAAAGGTTACGACATTGAACTGACAAGAGCAGTTTCAGAGGCTGTTTCAGTTCCAATCATAGCCTCAGGAGGAGCTGGAAAGCCGGAACACTTTTACGAAGGATTGACAAAGGGGAAAGCTGACGCCGTTTTGGCCGCATCTGTTTTCCACTTTAGGGAAATATCAATTCCAGATTTAAAGAAATATTTAAAGGAAAGAGGAGTTTGGGTAAGGGTTTAGGGGGGTACCCCTAAACCCTATCCTTTAGTAGTAACCAGAGTCGTTTTTTAGCTTCATCTGAAATGTATTCAGGTTTTGTTTGAATTGCACCAATTAGAGCTGTTTTAGCAGGAGAATTTTCAATATCTTCAGGTTTTATTTTTTCAACAACTCTCTTAATCATTTTCTTTGCATTTTCGACGTTTCTTGCCATAGTTGCAAGAACCTTTTCTACGTTAACTTCCTCTCCTTCCTTCCACACGTCGTAGTCTGTTGCAAGGGCAACAGCTGAATAGGGAATTTCAGCTTCCCTTGCAAGCTTTGCCTCGGGAATGTTTGTCATTCCAATAACATCAACTCCCCAGCTCCTGTATATTTTTGATTCTGCCTTTGTTGAGAACTGGGGACCTTCTATACATATATAGGTTCCCTCCTTGTGAACGGGAATTCCCTCTTCCAAACAAGCATTGTAGATTATTTCGTTTAGGAGTGGACATGTAGGTGTATCAAAGGGAATGTGGGCAACTATTCCGTTACCGAAGAACGTTGAAGGCCTGTTCTTTGTCCTATCAAAGTACTGGGTTACTATTACAAAATCCCCCGGTTTTATCTCCTCCTTCATGGAACCAACAGCACTAACGGAAATAATACAGTCAACACCTAACATCTTAAAACCGTAGATGTTTGCCCTGTAGGGAACTTCTGATGGAAGGTATACGTGTCCCCTTCCATGTCTTGGAAGAAAGTAAATCTCTTTATCCTCTAACTTCCCGTATATGTAAGCATCGGAGGGCTGTCCAAACGGTGTATCAAGTCTTATCTCCTTAACATCTCTTAATCCTTCGATGTCGTAAAGGCCACTTCCACCAATGACTCCAATTTTCACTCTTCACCTCCAGTTTTTAGTTTGATTATTGTTCCCATTCCCCAAACGTTTACTACCTTGTCCCCATCCTTGTCCGTTCCTTCCAAAATTTTAATCGTAATGTTCTTTACTCCATCTGCTTTCAACTGCTGAGCCTGCTGTTCCAACATAGAAACAACCCTCATTATAGGGTCTATGGGGAGTTCCCCGTTAAACCACGTTTTCTGCTTCTGCTGGGAAAATGCATAGGCAATGTTGACAATTTCGTGGGGTTCTCTAACTTCTCCAAAGGATAAAACCATCTTTTCCTCCTGTTTTAAGTTTTAAGTTTTAAGAGAAATTTTATCCTACTGGAGGTTGTATTGGTTTTAAGGGATTTGGATGAGTTAAAGAACTTGGTTTTAAGTTTGAAGAAGGGCGGGAAAAAAGTTGTCTTTACAAACGGTTGTTTTGACATTCTCCACGCAGGACACGTTGACTACTTGGAAAGGGCAAAGCTACTGGGAGATTTCCTCATCGTTGGAATGAACAGCGATGAGTCTATAAGAAAAATTAAGGGAGAAAAAAGACCTATTGTTCCTGAGGATTTAAGAGCAAGGGTTCTTACAGGACTTAGAGCAGTTGACTGCGTTTTCATATTTAATGAGGAGACCCCTTTAAAGGTTATTGAAACTATTAGGCCGGATGTTCTTGTAAAGGGAGCAGATTGGCCGATAGAGAAAATAGTGGGAAGGGAATTTGCAAAGTCTGTTGAGAGGATTCCGTTTAAGTTTGATATATCTACAACAAAAATAGTTAGGAGGATTGTAGAGGTTTACTGTTCAAAGAACTCCCGAGGGACAACAACGTAGGTTTTTGAAACCTCCCTTGAGAGGGCCTTTACTGCATCTGTGGGAGCTACGTTTGAGAGCTCCTCAACTCTATCTCCAAATTTTACCCTTATAACGTCATCGCCCTTAGGAGAGTAGTAGGAATAGGCAACTTTTGAGGGTTCAACAACCTCAAAGTAGTACCTATGGTCAAAACCTAACTTTTCTACCCTCTCCCTAAACTCTATAACTTGAGAAGGCTTTACTTCAACAGTTTTGAAGAGCTCCCTCCTTATAAATCTCCTGGATAGGTCAGAAATTATTTCGTCCTTGTGTTTCTGGAGCATGTATATAGCAGTTGTGATGTTTCCGTCAGTTAGGTTGAAGAATGCCTCTAAGTCGTTATGCTTTAAACACCTTTCTAAGTTTTCATCTATTGGCAGTTTCTCCCCGTTCAAAAGGAGCTCCCTCAACCTAATAACTATTTTTTGAAGTAGAACCTGGGCAGAGAGGTTTACCTTGTGAAAGTAGACTGCCCAGTACATCTGATACCTCGACATAACGTAGGATTCTAAAGCATTCAATCCCTTGAAACTCCACACTAAACGGTCGTTTTCCAAATTGGCAGAGACCAAGATTCTGTTTGTATCTATTCTTCCAAACGATACTCCCGTGTAGAAAGCATCCCTCCTTAAGTAGTCAAGTCTGTCACAGTCAAGTTGGCTTGAGACCATCTGATGCGTAAATGGCTTCTCGTGTTCCTTTCTTAGAATTTTCATTGCCGACTCGATTAGTTTCCTATCTACACTCTCCTCCTCAATTAGTAGAGCGAGAGCCTTTTGAGTCAAATCCTCGTGGTGGAAGGGAAGGATATAACCTTCAAGAGCATGGGAGAAGGGAGAGTGTCCTAAGTCATGGGTAAGCGCTGCAACTTCAACAGACAGCTTGATTTCATCATCAAGATTGAAGCCGTTCAGCTCTAAATACTCAAAGAGTTTAACTGTAAGCCAGTACGTTCCAAGGGAGTGTTGAAACCTTGTGTGTTCAGCTCCCGGGTAAACGAGGTAACAGGGGCCTAACTGCCTTATGTATCTGAGCCTCTGCAGAAGTCTGCTCCTTAGAATCCTCTCTAAGGAGGAGTCCCTTTCAAAGAGGATAAATTCCTCATAAACAGGGTCCATCAAGAGTTTATGCTTTTTCAACTCTGCACTCTCTACAGATTCCGTAACAAACTGCCGAACAGCTTAAAGGTTCTCCTATGTGTTTTACCCTCTCCCTATCAATTTCGGGAATGAGGTCTAAATCGTAGATTTTCCCGCAGTTTAAACAGATGAAGTGGCTGTGGGGTTCAACCCTCGCATCGTACCTTACCTTGTCCTTTAGTGTAGGAACCCTTTGAATGAGACCAACCTTCTCCAAATTTGAGAGCGTTCTGTAAACCGTTGTAAGTGAAATTCCCTCAATCTTTCCCTTTAGACTCTCGTAGAGCTCCTCTGCACTCGGGTGGTCCTTCCTTGAGAGAATCTCCCTGTAAACGGCTATTCTCTGGGGAGTTACCTTTAACCCACAGCTTTTAGACTTTCTTTTAAACTCATCTATCTTCTCATTAACCTTCATTATTTTCTCCTGCAAGATATTTGCATCTTATAAATTTAGTAAATTTTAACTAATCTCCAAATTTATCACCTACACTTACCCTGTAACCCCTTACAAATTCCTCTCCAGAAATTTCCCTTCTACCTTCGGGCTTTAATCGCTCTATCCTTAGAGCTCCTTCCCCAGTTGCAACTATCAGCTCCTTATCTGCCCTTACTACCTCTCCAGGTTCTCCCCTTCCTGAAATGGGAATGGCTTTCGTTATTTTTATACGTTTTCCCTTAAATTCCGTAAAGGCAGAAGGCCATGGAGTAAAAGCTCTAACCATGTTAAATATCTCCTGAGAGCTCCTCCTCCAGTCAATTCTCCCCATCTCCTTTTTTATCTGTGTACAGTAGGTTGCTTCCTCCTCGTTTTGAGGTACTGGCTTTATCTCTCCAGAAACGTAAAGGGGAATCGTTTTTACCAGAAGGAGAGCTCCAACCTTTGATAACTTGTCATGAAGTGTTTGAGCGTTATCCTCAGGATTTATTGGGACTCTCTCCTGACTTATAATGTCTCCGGCATCCAACCTCTCTGTAACCTTCATTATTGTAATTCCCGTTTCAGTTTCTCCGTTTAGAATGGCACTCTGAATAGGGGATGCTCCCCTGTACTTTGGAAGAAGGGAGGCGTGGACGTTTATAACTCCAAATCTCGGGAGCTCTAAGAGCCATTTAGGGAGTATCTTTCCGTAAGCTGCAACGACAATTAAGTCTGGAGATACTTCTTCCAATAATCCCTTTAACTCCTCGTTTTCTTTCAATTTTTCAGGCTGGTAGACGGGAATTCCAAACTCTTGGGCAGTAACTTTTACAGGAGGAGGTGTTAGCTTTTTACCCCTACCTGCCGGTTTATCTGGCTGTGTTACAACTAAAGGAACTTCATAACCCGACTCAACCAACTTTTTTAGGGAAGGAACGGCAAACTCCGGCGTTCCCATAAAGACAACTTTTAAATTACTCACTGAATACCTCCTTTACCCTTTCAAAGGGGAAGGCTCCATCTCTCAAAAGCTCCGGTTTCCCCTTGAGGAGGGAAACAAGGGTTGATGGTAAATTTAGCGTCTCTCCCTCTAAACAGAGGGATATCCTGTCATCAAAGTACCTCTCACAGTCACTACAGCTTTCTGAGGGTTTTTCCCCTTCAGGGTTTGCACTTGGGGCAAAGAGAGGAAATGTTTCAGAAATCAGTTTCAAAAGAAATTCATCCTTCGGAACTCTAACAGCAACGTTCTCCCTCTTTAAAACCCTTCCAAGTGGGGAGTTTCTATTTAGGGGAAGTACTATCGTCAACCTCTCTGGAAAGATACTTTTTAACTTTTCCTTTGTTCCTTTAGGGAATAAAACTCCTAATTTCTCAGCCCTTTCAATAGAATCAAAGAGAACTATTAACGGTTTTTTATGGCTTCTCCTCTTAAGTCTGTAAATATCCCTGTAAACCTTTTCAGAAAGGGCACTACCTAAGAGTCCGTAGAGTGTATCCGTAGGGGAGCAGACAATTTTCTCCTTTCTTATTTCCTCTGCAACTACAGGCAGGTTGTCAATCTCCTTTCTCAGCTTCCTCATTACCTTCCTTTATGTTTAAAAGGTGCTTGTTATAGAGAAATATTAAATCGCCGACGTTGCACGAGAGTTCCATTGCAACCGGCTCACACTTTGCCTTGAGAATGAAAAAGATGTCCTTGTCGTAAACACCATCAAGGGTTTCAAAGTTTGCCTGTCCCTTTGATACAACGAAGTAGCTGTTCTTCCACGCCTCCTTGAA is a window encoding:
- the hisF gene encoding imidazole glycerol phosphate synthase subunit HisF, translated to MLAKRIIPCLDVKEGRVVKGVNFVNLIDAGDPVENAKVYDEQGADELVFLDITASYEKRGIMIDVVRRTAEEVFMPLTVGGGVRTVDDIRNLLNAGADKVSINTAAVKNPELITEGAKLFGSQCIVVAIDARRKGKSWEVYIHGGRTPTGKDAVEWAREVVDRGAGEILLTSMDRDGTKKGYDIELTRAVSEAVSVPIIASGGAGKPEHFYEGLTKGKADAVLAASVFHFREISIPDLKKYLKERGVWVRV
- the mtnP gene encoding S-methyl-5'-thioadenosine phosphorylase, whose translation is MKIGVIGGSGLYDIEGLRDVKEIRLDTPFGQPSDAYIYGKLEDKEIYFLPRHGRGHVYLPSEVPYRANIYGFKMLGVDCIISVSAVGSMKEEIKPGDFVIVTQYFDRTKNRPSTFFGNGIVAHIPFDTPTCPLLNEIIYNACLEEGIPVHKEGTYICIEGPQFSTKAESKIYRSWGVDVIGMTNIPEAKLAREAEIPYSAVALATDYDVWKEGEEVNVEKVLATMARNVENAKKMIKRVVEKIKPEDIENSPAKTALIGAIQTKPEYISDEAKKRLWLLLKDRV
- the rfaE2 gene encoding D-glycero-beta-D-manno-heptose 1-phosphate adenylyltransferase; protein product: MVLRDLDELKNLVLSLKKGGKKVVFTNGCFDILHAGHVDYLERAKLLGDFLIVGMNSDESIRKIKGEKRPIVPEDLRARVLTGLRAVDCVFIFNEETPLKVIETIRPDVLVKGADWPIEKIVGREFAKSVERIPFKFDISTTKIVRRIVEVYCSKNSRGTTT
- a CDS encoding HD domain-containing protein, with amino-acid sequence MKKHKLLMDPVYEEFILFERDSSLERILRSRLLQRLRYIRQLGPCYLVYPGAEHTRFQHSLGTYWLTVKLFEYLELNGFNLDDEIKLSVEVAALTHDLGHSPFSHALEGYILPFHHEDLTQKALALLIEEESVDRKLIESAMKILRKEHEKPFTHQMVSSQLDCDRLDYLRRDAFYTGVSFGRIDTNRILVSANLENDRLVWSFKGLNALESYVMSRYQMYWAVYFHKVNLSAQVLLQKIVIRLRELLLNGEKLPIDENLERCLKHNDLEAFFNLTDGNITTAIYMLQKHKDEIISDLSRRFIRRELFKTVEVKPSQVIEFRERVEKLGFDHRYYFEVVEPSKVAYSYYSPKGDDVIRVKFGDRVEELSNVAPTDAVKALSREVSKTYVVVPREFFEQ
- a CDS encoding Fur family transcriptional regulator, which gives rise to MKVNEKIDEFKRKSKSCGLKVTPQRIAVYREILSRKDHPSAEELYESLKGKIEGISLTTVYRTLSNLEKVGLIQRVPTLKDKVRYDARVEPHSHFICLNCGKIYDLDLIPEIDRERVKHIGEPLSCSAVCYGICRECRVEKA
- the fmt gene encoding methionyl-tRNA formyltransferase; this encodes MSNLKVVFMGTPEFAVPSLKKLVESGYEVPLVVTQPDKPAGRGKKLTPPPVKVTAQEFGIPVYQPEKLKENEELKGLLEEVSPDLIVVAAYGKILPKWLLELPRFGVINVHASLLPKYRGASPIQSAILNGETETGITIMKVTERLDAGDIISQERVPINPEDNAQTLHDKLSKVGALLLVKTIPLYVSGEIKPVPQNEEEATYCTQIKKEMGRIDWRRSSQEIFNMVRAFTPWPSAFTEFKGKRIKITKAIPISGRGEPGEVVRADKELIVATGEGALRIERLKPEGRREISGEEFVRGYRVSVGDKFGD
- a CDS encoding L-threonylcarbamoyladenylate synthase; protein product: MRKLRKEIDNLPVVAEEIRKEKIVCSPTDTLYGLLGSALSEKVYRDIYRLKRRSHKKPLIVLFDSIERAEKLGVLFPKGTKEKLKSIFPERLTIVLPLNRNSPLGRVLKRENVAVRVPKDEFLLKLISETFPLFAPSANPEGEKPSESCSDCERYFDDRISLCLEGETLNLPSTLVSLLKGKPELLRDGAFPFERVKEVFSE